In a single window of the Debaryomyces hansenii CBS767 chromosome A complete sequence genome:
- a CDS encoding DEHA2A03564p (some similarities with uniprot|Q8YN46 Anabaena sp all4724 All4724 protein): MSEFKSYDIYKEDFFEAIVIGGGTCGLAVSARLCEDYPGSIYTEDEHQRFRWLKQRGNKVNLINHNVSSKTKFKPVPKGSAYTSPKKFHPSEILVLDGVSNKFLGQWDNQFARCQIPYLRSPMFFHPDPVNVDGLVTYSHFVKRDSPKDLMKIENVVGKEYSKHQQKKLLNKNSKKKQFKDPIPTQKFGQFSDKPGLIDINMRDWKDYYRPSTPLFRDFCQDIINRYQLHDVVRKDEVESIEYCFINIIDEGEAGMGFIIKTPSKVFGCKICVLASGHAGEINYPISPFETKSQFPEGSCHTTHIFSGTVKFPHDRIIEKVSQRKGTSIVIVGGGLTSAQMAHVAILSGVEKVYLVLRGALKIKHFDFHLDWVTKYKNVKKSAFYVKDTDEERYDMIQEAREGGSINPEYYKKLKMHIKSGKLEIFKHSTVEDKEWNAGSKLWDLTINSRSETKNTIDESDIFYGTNLSNIDYIYYATGISANIKSLPCLKPIIEAYNIETVKGFPCLTDNLQWNDEIPLFVVGKNASLRMGPSSANLDGARLGAERIGWYIQELKSQGKFDWNSKECKYCSYTESVDDSDDSLDDKLDKLSTNSDKESEIELTSFETQLKLACGELNWFSLLQEV, encoded by the coding sequence ATGAGTGAGTTTAAGTCGTACGATATATATAAGGAGGATTTTTTTGAAGCTATCGTAATTGGAGGTGGTACTTGCGGTTTGGCTGTTTCTGCTAGATTGTGTGAGGACTATCCTGGATCAATCTACACTGAAGACGAACACCAAAGATTCCGATGGTTAAAACAGAGAGGCAATAAGGTTAATTTAATCAATCATAATGTATCTTCAAAAACAAAGTTCAAACCAGTCCCGAAAGGCAGTGCATATACGCTGCCCAAAAAGTTTCATCCACTGGAAATTCTAGTGCTTGATGGTgtatcaaataaattccTAGGTCAATGGGACAACCAATTTGCTAGGTGTCAGATACCATATTTGAGATCTCCAATGTTTTTCCACCCAGATCCAGTAAACGTAGACGGCCTAGTTACTTATTCCCACTTCGTTAAACGAGATAGTCCGAaagatttaatgaaaattgaaaatgtagTTGGTAAAGAATACTCCAAACATCAACAAAAAAAGCTTTTAAACAAGAActcgaagaagaaacaattcAAAGATCCTATACCAACCCAGAAATTTGGTCAATTTTCGGATAAGCCTGGtcttattgatattaacaTGAGAGATTGGAAAGATTACTACAGGCCCTCCACCCCTCTTTTTAGAGATTTTTGTCAGGATATAATAAATAGGTATCAACTTCATGATGTTGTTAGAAAAGATGAAGTTGAATCTATAGAATATtgcttcatcaatatcattgaCGAAGGTGAAGCAGGAATGGgttttattatcaaaactCCCTCAAAAGTGTTCGGTTGCAAAATATGCGTTCTCGCGAGCGGACATGCAGGTGAAATCAATTATCCTATAAGCCCGTTTGAAACTAAATCACAATTTCCTGAAGGCAGTTGTCATACGACACATATATTCTCTGGAACTGTAAAGTTTCCGCATGATAGAATTATAGAAAAGGTTAGCCAGCGTAAGGGAACTTCTATAGTAATTGTTGGAGGTGGTCTCACCTCCGCTCAAATGGCGCATGTTGCAATACTCTCCGGGGTTGAAAAAGTATACCTAGTTCTTAGAGGAGCATTGAAGATAAAGcattttgattttcatcTCGATTGGGTTACCAAGTATAAAAACGTCAAGAAATCTGCTTTTTATGTTAAAGATACAGATGAAGAGAGATATGACATGATTCAAGAAGCTAGGGAAGGTGGCTCAATTAATCCTGAATATTACAAGAAGCTTAAGATGCATATTAAAAGTGGAAAgcttgaaatatttaaacaTAGTACTgttgaagataaagaatGGAATGCTGGGTCCAAGTTATGGGATCTTACCATCAATTCCAGATCAGAAACAAAAAATACAATTGATGAAtcagatatattttatgggactaatttatcaaatattgactATATCTATTACGCAACAGGAATATCTGCAAACATAAAATCATTGCCATGTCTAAAACCAATTATTGAAGCGTACAATATTGAAACAGTGAAAGGCTTTCCCTGTCTTACGGATAACTTACAATGGAACGATGAGATCCCATTATTTGTAGTAGGAAAAAATGCTTCTCTAAGAATGGGTCCCTCTTCTGCTAACCTAGATGGTGCAAGGTTGGGAGCAGAAAGGATTGGCTGGTATATACAAGAATTGAAGTCTCAGGGTAAATTCGACTGGAACAGCAAGGAATGCAAATATTGTTCATACACAGAATCAGTGGATGACTCAGATGATAGTTTGGATGATAaacttgataaattatctacTAACTCTGATAAAGAATCTGAAATTGAGTTGACTTCCTTTGAAACACAACTCAAATTAGCATGTGGGGAATTAAATTGGTTTTCATTACTACAAGAagtttaa
- a CDS encoding DEHA2A03542p (similar to uniprot|P43550 Saccharomyces cerevisiae YFL053w DAK2 Dihydroxyacetone kinase 2 or uniprot|P54838 Saccharomyces cerevisiae YML070w DAK1 dihydroxyacetone kinase) codes for MTLAKHWKFNKDEDIVLSNLKGLCHSNPAVGLIPSEKVIYNLNSDTSKKVTLISGGGAGHEPLHGGFVGENLLDAAVSGAIFASPSTKQIMAAVKTKSNKDKGTLIIVKNYTGDVLHFGLVVERAKSEGYNIDILPVSDDVAVGRRQNEMVGRRGLAGTALIHKVLGASSSDGSDLKSIAELGHLVNDNLVTIGASLDRTSVPGKAGEEVEFTGPDEAELGLGIHNEPGHKMSPIPNIDDLVKDMFNKLLSPEDKDRHYVDFDLKNDEYILVINNIGGTSSFELYAIAEHVVSNLPLSKRPKRILISDFVTSLNSPGFSITLLNLSNIAKSNSKYSESKVLGYLDLPTDAPGWKPKSFDAKQWSNESKYIDSPMIHEQRVTSSLKMDSGLFEKALTSALQKLLKAEPDITHYDTLVGDGDCGETLAKGANAILDALKNDKSFKDNLSDPASTLSTITEIVEDNMGGTSGGIYSIFLTALVKHIQDAQEITTEALGKAFHGALYDGLFKYTKARTGGRTLVDTLQPFVDSFSKFGNVQEAVKAAKKGCEATKDLQAKFGRASYVSDEEFKDGEIPDPGAIGLLAIIEGYAEALSK; via the coding sequence ATGACATTAGCAAAACACTGGAAGTTTAATAAGGATGAAGACATAGTTTTGTCTAACCTTAAGGGATTGTGCCACTCTAACCCAGCAGTTGGATTGATCCCGTCCGAAAAGGTTATCTACAACCTCAATTCCGACACATCCAAGAAGGTCACATTGATAAGTGGAGGAGGAGCAGGTCATGAACCATTGCACGGAGGGTTTGTAGGTGAAAACTTGCTTGATGCCGCAGTTAGTGGTGCAATTTTTGCATCACCATCGACTAAGCAGATCATGGCAGCAGTGAAGACCAAGTCCAACAAGGACAAAGGAACGTTAATAATAGTTAAGAATTATACGGGAGATGTGTTGCATTTTGGGTTGGTGGTAGAGAGGGCCAAGAGTGAAGggtataatattgatattcttcCCGTGAGTGACGATGTTGCGGTTGGCAGAAGACAAAATGAGATGGTTGGAAGAAGAGGTTTGGCCGGAACTGCATTGATTCATAAGGTTTTAGGAGCATCATCTTCAGACGGTTCTGATTTGAAGTCAATTGCTGAACTTGGGCACCTTGTGAACGACAACTTGGTTACCATTGGTGCTTCGTTAGACCGTACTTCAGTTCCTGGAAAGGCTGGTGAAGAAGTAGAGTTCACAGGTCCGGATGAAGCGGAATTGGGTTTGGGTATTCATAATGAACCTGGACACAAAATGAGCCCTATCccaaatattgatgacTTAGTTAAGGACATGttcaacaaattattgTCACCCGAAGATAAAGATCGTCATTAcgttgattttgatttgaaaaatgatgaatacATTTtagttattaataatattggtGGTACTTCATCTTTCGAATTGTATGCTATCGCTGAGCATGTGGTTCTGAATTTACCATTATCCAAAAGACCAAAGCGTATTTTGATCAGTGACTTCGTCACATCATTGAACTCTCCAGGTTTCTCTATCACGTTATTGAACTTGTCAAATATCGCTAAGTCCAACTCGAAGTATTCAGAATCAAAGGTATTAGGCTATTTGGATCTTCCAACTGATGCGCCAGGCTGGAAACCAAAACTGTTTGACGCAAAACAATGGTCAAACGAAAGCAAATACATTGATTCACCAATGATTCATGAGCAAAGGGTCACCTCGTCCTTGAAGATGGATTCCggtttatttgaaaagGCGTTGACTAGTGCCttacaaaaattattaaaggcTGAACCAGATATCACTCACTATGATACTCTCGTCGGAGATGGCGATTGTGGTGAAACCTTAGCTAAAGGTGCAAATGCGATATTAGATGCTTTGAAGAATGACAAGTCTTTCAAAGATAACTTAAGTGATCCTGCTTCTACGTTGTCTACCATTACTGAAATagttgaagataatatGGGCGGCACATCTGGTGgtatatattctattttcTTAACTGCTTTAGTGAAACACATTCAAGATGCACAAGAAATAACAACTGAAGCTTTAGGTAAAGCATTCCACGGCGCATTATATGATGGGTTATTTAAATACACTAAAGCTCGTACTGGTGGCAGAACCCTTGTTGATACCTTACAGCCATTCgttgattcattttctaagtTTGGTAATGTCCAAGAGGCTGTAAAGGCAGCCAAAAAGGGTTGTGAGGCTACCAAGGATTTACAAGCTAAATTTGGTAGAGCAAGCTATGTtagtgatgaagaatttaaagacGGTGAAATTCCAGACCCTGGTGCTATTGGATTATTAGCTATCATTGAAGGTTATGCTGAAGCTTTATCTAAGTAG
- a CDS encoding DEHA2A03608p (some similarities with uniprot|P10961 Saccharomyces cerevisiae YGL073W HSF1 Trimeric heat shock transcription factor) has product MVRMSSYDDDPIIEIFDNDNSDDIQVINRDNTQYDQNLMNSTGNTPHNYYNDIYDNSQHEHTQQNRQHQPQEQLSSLSSISQSQAETHSNQQEPSGLTPILSSNDYNQLTTVSQPKYTTSLPPLAPLSESVIPNNLNIPPTLSLPKASESQDKKTNTVTTTTKKRKEASSSKTRPAFVMKIWSMVNDPANHDYIRWNDNGKTFQVFHREEFMKLILPKYFKHNNFASFVRQLNMYGWHKVQDISNGTLNKDDKSNDEIWQFENPYFIRGREDLLDKIVRNKTISQESDHLEAGNLNFQSVLNELDQIKVNQFAIGEDLRRVRNDNKTLWQENFLTRERHQQQAQTLEKILKFLAAVYGNSAGKLLEVDNGSIGLDDFNSNNQMTTYNYQQPPQAHNQAPHQPIQVPSMTDQPSQPPSPFNRPRLMLMDQAYQKSPSNNPSPRETAQRNSNSGSIEEIIRSYENTPNDSPNSNVNKIYQQLMNNEPGVSSPRHYFPELNSQNNSYFGVPNTPGQQYIKSGTPLGSSNNTSEVMNGLEQNIFKQGQSIQQVQDWIQKLAAQQQQQQQQQQQLQNLQSLHQNHKQNSDDYEKPDIDEFDVNEFLDNSNASNSQASNSVNSDSNDASSNKRSIDEVNDGNAKRKKQ; this is encoded by the coding sequence ATGGTGAGAATGTCCAGCTACGATGATGATCCTATAATAGAAatctttgataatgataacagCGATGACATTCAAGTCATAAATAGAGATAATACTCAATATGACCAGAACCTAATGAATTCTACCGGAAATACGCCGCATAATTACTATAATGATATATACGATAACTCACAACATGAACATACCCAACAGAATCGACAACATCAGCCACAAGAACAACTATCATCACTTTCCTCAATACTGCAACTGCAAGCAGAAACTCATTCGAACCAACAGGAGCCAAGCGGATTGACACCAATATTATCATCCAATGATTACAATCAATTGACAACGGTTAGCCAACCAAAATATACGACTTCATTACCACCATTGGCGCCGCTATCAGAATCTGTTATACcgaataatttaaatatccCACCCACGTTATCGTTGCCAAAGGCCAGCGAAAGCCAAGATAAGAAGACGAATACGGTGACTACAACCACAAAAAAGCGCAAAGAAGCCTCCAGTTCGAAAACTAGACCTGCATTTgtaatgaagatttggtCAATGGTGAATGATCCTGCAAACCATGATTACATTAGATGGAATGACAATGGGAAGACATTTCAGGTATTTCACAGAGAAGAATTCATGAAACTTATCTTAcctaaatattttaagCATAATAATTTTGCCAGTTTTGTTAGACAATTGAACATGTATGGGTGGCATAAAGTGCAAGATATCAGTAATGGTACTCTTAATAAAGATGACAAGTCGAACGATGAGATTTGGCAATTCGAGAATCCTTATTTCATAAGAGGTAGGGAAGACttattagataaaattgTTAGAAATAAAACCATTAGTCAGGAATCGGACCACTTGGAAGCTGGAAATCTCAATTTTCAATCTGTTTTGAACGAATTGGATCAAATTAAGGTCAATCAATTTGCTATAGGTGAAGACTTAAGAAGGGTAAGGAATGATAATAAAACCTTATGGCAGGAAAATTTTTTGACTAGAGAAAGACACCAACAACAGGCTCAAACTTTAGAAAAGATTTTAAAATTCTTAGCTGCGGTTTATGGTAACTCAGCAGGAAAATTATTGGAAGTTGATAATGGTTCAATTGGCcttgatgattttaattccaataaccAGATGACTACTTATAATTACCAGCAACCTCCACAAGCACATAACCAAGCACCACACCAGCCTATACAGGTCCCCTCAATGACAGACCAGCCGTCACAGCCTCCCAGTCCATTTAATAGACCTCGTTTAATGTTGATGGATCAAGCATATCAAAAGTCTCCATCAAATAATCCTTCTCCTAGAGAAACAGCACAAAGGAACAGCAACAGTGGTTCAATTGAGGAGATTATTAGGTCATATGAAAACACCCCTAATGATTCTCCTAATAGtaatgtaaataaaatataccaGCAgttaatgaataatgaaccCGGTGTTTCTTCTCCAAGACATTATTTCCCAGAGTTAAATTctcaaaataattcataCTTTGGCGTACCTAATACACCTGGGCAACAATACATCAAATCTGGCACTCCATTAGGTTcgtcaaataatacatctGAAGTAATGAATGGATTGgagcaaaatatttttaagcAGGGTCAGTCGATCCAACAAGTTCAGGATTGGATTCAGAAATTAGCAGCTcagcagcaacaacagcaacagcaacaacaacaattgcaaaatttgcAAAGCCTACATCAGAATCATAAACAGAATTCAGACGATTATGAAAAGCCTGATATAGATGAGTTTGATGTCAACGAATTCTTGGATAACTCTAATGCTTCAAATTCGCAGGCTAGTAACTCAGTGAACTCCGATCTGAACGATGCTTCGTCTAACAAAAGGTCGATCGATGAAGTTAATGATGGTAATGCCAAGAGGAAAAAACAATAG
- a CDS encoding DEHA2A03520p (similar to uniprot|P05085 Saccharomyces cerevisiae YML099C ARG81 Zinc-finger transcription factor of the Zn(2)-Cys(6) binuclear cluster domain type), translating into MVSIVTNKGDSTKGEEIIEKRSSTEIEEEEASGKTKVNGGEYPGKQKRSKTFTGCFTCRSRKIRCDLTKPHCRNCSKTGLVCAGYDIKLRWSQPLQFSNKKGNSKSSSVVFNKKNEGDDENANPEFFQRRSVGFVKWDKPYETYDEMDRVLGILHNSGNDNMVNAENKTKLLGPFGVFKSSKKRAGTEDLKLTKRKNAGPNYLNAYAASTNPKQTADIEKSTPIATGDDSAPHDQLWLSNELRDDALLTAAALNGDSQFLDFMNNLSPTNNQMLTTGSNTNSRASPNINNYNFSGNQNDFLNLVFHRHNNFYGNNYANNNANSDSNTPVPVTDNQSSTNTAMSNLLNENDGSKTIDPSNQHLYYSNYNTYYYNNPYQLNENLEIQLHASKMPNPTEEESTDIIEGDHTNTTQMPASIMCIVQRPLQPKLGFDLTIPSINNSTTMGLPTTALQVQPLTRYLLNYYNTQVADLMTVIPLTENPWKTVYFPRALMAIGELSALGKTSNAKNALLNALLAVSAFNLQSKFPKNSDPMKYYLNLGIRLRNQASLFVKSLLGSNIDSKSGIESCVLNEKYKDVLCAVMSMISVDLVWGTMQDTNLYIRWCGKVITAKMVNKKKLSSRARILHRIFSSLKLIQDSTCLDLDNIKDDYETINESGYDVNGDKFFNTLRQNSKSSGKGKIEFIVNNVEQSNIAGNNQMKNTSPLFVNKKLINTKKNDENFATDALYGLPNSLILLFSETVQLLRTKIYHQEIYQDLPINFQQAVNNLEEKLLNWRLDWKLFETDNKDVNDIKAQSERQEEPDEESTRKQDEVDKKFTSPMHEATYHHILSFYYALTIYFNRLINAVPPEEVQPKVEKTLEHLNAIQALIAKDEAAIIPLFWQGFIAGCEATSNDLQMGFKKWGADIAQYLGSYWGARQIMLEVWRRKRMNEPRDDWVSVIRDWEMNLMLN; encoded by the coding sequence ATGGTAAGTATAGTGACCAACAAAGGTGATAGCACCAAGGGAGAAGAAATCATAGAGAAGAGAAGCTCAACTGAGATCGAGGAGGAGGAAGCGAGTGGGAAAACCAAGGTTAATGGAGGTGAATACCCAGGTAAACAGAAGCGGTCGAAAACATTTACAGGGTGCTTTACATGTCGGTCTAGAAAGATTAGATGTGACTTGACGAAACCACATTGTCGGAATTGCTCGAAGACAGGACTAGTTTGCGCTGGGTATGATATAAAATTGCGATGGTCTCAACCATTGCAGTTCTCTAACAAGAAGGGGAACTCAAAGTCGTCGCTGGTTGTAttcaacaagaagaatgaaggtgatgatgaaaatgcCAATCCCGAGTTTTTCCAGAGACGGTCGGTTGGGTTTGTCAAGTGGGATAAGCCGTACGAGACATACGATGAGATGGATCGGGTTTTGGGGATCTTGCATAATTCGGGCAATGATAATATGGTGAACGCAGAGAACAAAACCAAGTTGCTCGGACCATTTGGTGTGTTCAAGAGTTCTAAAAAGAGGGCTGGTActgaagatttgaaattgacgAAGAGGAAGAATGCTGGgccaaattatttgaatgcGTATGCTGCATCAACAAACCCGAAGCAAACAGCCGATATAGAAAAATCTACTCCTATAGCGACAGGAGATGATTCTGCTCCGCATGACCAATTGTGGTTGTCGAATGAATTGAGAGACGATGCGTTGTTGACGGCTGCTGCATTAAACGGGGATTCACAATTCTTGGACTTTATGAATAACCTTTCTCCTACAAATAACCAAATGCTAACTACGGGCTCTAACACAAATTCAAGGGCTAGCCcaaatatcaacaattatAATTTCAGTGGAAATCAGAACGACTTTTTAAATTTAGTGTTTCACAGACATAATAACTTTTACGGGAATAATTACGCCAACAATAATGCAAATTCCGATAGTAATACCCCAGTACCAGTTACAGACAACCAATCTAGCACTAATACGGCCATGTCCAATCTATTAAACGAGAACGATGGTTCTAAGACGATAGACCCAAGCAATCAGCATTTATATTACTCTAATTATAACACATACTATTACAATAATCCgtatcaattgaatgaGAATTTGGAGATTCAATTGCATGCATCGAAAATGCCTAATCCTACGGAAGAAGAAAGTACGGATATAATAGAAGGTGATCATACAAACACTACTCAAATGCCTGCATCCATTATGTGCATTGTCCAGCGGCCATTGCAACCAAAACTAGGCTTTGATTTAACCAttccttcaataaataattcgaCAACCATGGGTTTACCGACAACAGCTTTACAAGTGCAACCGTTAACAAGATACTTATTAAACTACTATAATACACAGGTTGCAGATTTAATGACGGTTATTCCATTAACGGAGAATCCGTGGAAAACCGTTTACTTTCCAAGGGCATTAATGGCAATTGGTGAACTACTGGCATTAGGGAAAACCTCGAATGCTAAAAATGCTTTATTAAACGCGTTACTTGCCGTACTGGCATTTAACTTACAATCAAAGTTTCCAAAAAATTCTGATCCCATGAAATactatttgaatttggGTATTCGATTGAGGAATCAAGCAAGTTTATTTGTGAAAAGCTTACTAGGTTCTAATATTGATTCAAAGTCAGGAATTGAGAGCTGTGTCTTGAAcgaaaaatataaagatgTGTTATGTGCTGTTATGTCGATGATTAGTGTTGACTTAGTGTGGGGTACAATGCAAGAtacaaatttatatatcaGATGGTGTGGTAAAGTTATAACTGCAAAGATGGTTAATAAGAAGAAACTATCATCAAGAGCAAGAATTTTACACAGAATTTTTCTGTCATTAAAGTTGATTCAGGATCTGACTTGTTTGGATTTGGATAATATTAAGGATGATTATGAAACAATCAATGAAAGTGGTTATGATGTCAATGGGGATAAGTTTTTTAACACTTTACGCCAAAACTCAAAGTCATCTGGTAAGGGTAAAATAGAGTTCATTGTAAACAATGTTGAACAGAGCAATATCGCAGGAAAcaatcaaatgaaaaacaCATCACCATTGTTTGTTAATAAGAAGCTAATCAATACAAAGAAGAacgatgaaaattttgcaactgACGCGTTGTATGGTTTACCAAACTCGTTGATTCTATTATTCAGTGAAACTGTTCAATTATTGAGAACCAAGATATACCACCAGGAAATTTATCAAGACTTACCTATCAATTTCCAGCAGGCTGTGAATAATCTAGAAGAGAAGTTGCTCAATTGGAGGTTGGATTGGAAACTATTCGAGACAGACAACAAGGATGTCAATGACATAAAAGCTCAGTCCGAGCGACAAGAAGAACCCGATGAGGAGTCTACGCGTAAACAGGACGAAGTAGACAAAAAATTCACGTCTCCAATGCACGAAGCTACCTATCATCACATTTTATCCTTTTATTACGCATTGacaatatatttcaacagaTTAATTAACGCCGTCCCTCCAGAAGAGGTGCAGccaaaagttgaaaaaacGTTGGAGCATCTCAACGCAATCCAGGCCCTCATCGCAAAGGACGAGGCGGCAATAATCCCATTATTCTGGCAAGGATTTATCGCAGGCTGTGAAGCCACCTCAAATGATTTGCAGATGGGATTCAAAAAATGGGGGGCCGATATCGCCCAATATTTAGGTAGTTATTGGGGTGCACGGCAAATTATGCTCGAAGTCTGGCGTCGTAAGCGAATGAACGAACCGAGAGACGACTGGGTTAGCGTAATTAGAGACTGGGAAATGAATCTTATGTTAAATTAA
- a CDS encoding DEHA2A03586p (some similarities with uniprot|P40971 Saccharomyces cerevisiae YDR034C LYS14 Transcriptional activator involved in regulation of genes of the lysine biosynthesis pathway): MSTRILKFDNEKKKKKRDYSKNGCRECKRRKIKCDEAKPACWQCKRLKKSCSYPEVGERVLRASRKLMDNYDSYRAPEGSMPFNTCGHHTTVDTHINPNIRDNQQQTAAYIQPQSNIRELYPPRLAPPSMLNLLNDTHQRIDRDGNGTSSTVEIPERKSQSSSSTISNDPNNFQNLSEERSGSSYATPATGHPIDNNNMLLLTSDGFYDNPEDLNLLATDLNDIVNSFMFEANFDTKMHDNDFQSVDTFFDELISKDKEPDGELNMNTNTNEEFDEPIPRHIPIDFIKVKTKREEKYLTGFYDIFAEIILPFNSYDDKVKAFFNPLRDILLKCASGEPFLLAGILASGAKACFEKTNLPEDEEAFFKYLSKCLKMLEPSLKNRDDKDKKLWASNIDSVLITVLLLTGINALSSKQEWRPHLRGAKDILLRYSSNSLKYPRLRNSKLMIFCKFMFASYETLAGLSSKFGGTLKESEVDLLICAGDPHEIKALRDLGIVRDDGFNLLCGYHNSCIPHLRDLIKILNKARSKGNKFKPDDTFEYIRLISEFHAQTNIEFVTKKYFLQPSDFKDGIIPDNLLLETVMINNVEHVISWMDICHQIYALASLMIIITHCFQLSYKSAQVQSLICKLMEPMVFLESYSEDLSSKKVCVMMLQWPMYIAGINCISEEHKQLIMKCFNISTEAGSRSADLTLKKIKKIWDLHTNNREWNVDDDDIDIVTY, translated from the coding sequence atgTCTACTCGTATTTTGAagtttgataatgaaaaaaagaagaaaaaaagagATTATAGTAAAAACGGATGCAGAGAATGCAAGCGACGTAAGATAAAGTGTGACGAGGCAAAACCAGCTTGCTGGCAATGCAAAAGGTTGAAAAAGAGCTGCTCATATCCTGAGGTTGGAGAAAGAGTTCTAAGAGCGTCACGGAAACTTATGGATAATTATGATTCTTACAGAGCGCCTGAAGGATCAATGCCCTTTAATACGTGTGGCCATCACACAACCGTAGATACGCATATAAATCCTAATATTAGGGATAATCAACAACAGACTGCAGCATATATACAACCACAATCTAACATTAGAGAATTATACCCACCTAGATTAGCTCCGCCATCGATGTTAAATTTACTAAACGATACACATCAAAGAATTGATCGAGATGGCAATGGCACAAGTTCAACTGTTGAGATTCCTGAAAGAAAATCCCAATCTCTGTCTTCTACTATTTCCAATGATcctaataattttcaaaacttATCTGAAGAACGATCAGGCTCCTCATACGCTACACCTGCTACAGGTCACCCGATCGATAACAATAATATGCTACTTTTAACTTCGGATGGATTCTATGATAATCCGGAAGACCTTAACTTATTAGCCACTGACTTAAACGATATTGTTAACAGTTTTATGTTCGAAGCTAATTTTGATACTAAAATGCATGACAATGACTTTCAATCGGTGGACACTTTCTTTGATGAGCTCATATCTAAGGATAAAGAACCTGATggagaattgaatatgaatacTAATACTAATGAAGAGTTTGATGAACCAATTCCAAGACATATTCCTATAGACTTTATCAAGGTTAAAACtaaaagagaagaaaaatatcttACAGGCTTTTACGATATATTTGCAgaaataattcttccttTCAATTCTTATGATGACAAAGTAAAAGCTTTTTTCAATCCATTGCGAGACATTTTGCTTAAATGTGCGTCAGGAGAACCGTTTCTTCTTGCAGGTATATTGGCACTGGGAGCTAAAGCATGTTTCGAAAAAACCAACTTGCCAGAAGATGAGGAAGCATTTTTTAAGtatctttcaaaatgttTGAAAATGCTTGAGCCatcattgaagaatagGGATGATAAGGATAAGAAATTATGGGCATCTAATATAGATTCTGTGTTAATCACTGTCTTATTATTAACTGGTATAAATGCATTGAGTTCCAAACAAGAATGGAGACCACACTTGAGAGGTGCGAAAGACATACTATTAAgatattcatcaaatagTCTTAAGTATCCGAGGCTAAGAAATTCcaaattgatgatattcTGTAAATTCATGTTTGCATCTTATGAAACTTTAGCAGGTTTAAGTTCTAAATTTGGAGGTACACTTAAGGAATCGGAAGTAGATCTATTAATTTGCGCTGGTGATCCACATGAAATAAAGGCTTTAAGAGATCTAGGGATAGTAAGAGATGACGgctttaatttattatgtGGTTATCATAATTCTTGTATCCCTCACTTGAGagatttaataaaaattttgaataaggCTAGATCCAAGggtaataaatttaaaccTGATGATACATTTGAGTATATCAGATTAATATCTGAATTTCATGCACAGacaaatattgaattcgtTACCAAAAAATACTTTCTACAACCTCTGGATTTTAAAGATGGAATAATTCCAGATAATTTGTTACTTGAAACTGTTATGATTAACAATGTAGAGCATGTGATTAGTTGGATGGACATTTGCCACCAGATTTATGCATTAGCCTCACTTATGATAATCATTACCcattgttttcaattatCATATAAATCAGCTCAAGTTCAATCCTTGATATGCAAGTTAATGGAACCAATGGTTTTTTTGGAGTCATATCTGGAAGATTTGTCATCAAAAAAGGTTTGTGTAATGATGCTTCAATGGCCAATGTATATAGCTGGAATCAACTGTATCTCCGAAGAACATAAGCAGTTGATTATGAAGtgttttaatatttcaactgAAGCTGGTTCCAGAAGTGCAGACCTCACACTcaaaaaaatcaagaaaatttggGACCTCCATACAAATAATAGAGAATGGAATgtggatgatgatgatatagatATCGTTACTTATTAA